One Globicephala melas chromosome 6, mGloMel1.2, whole genome shotgun sequence genomic window carries:
- the ZBTB26 gene encoding zinc finger and BTB domain-containing protein 26 isoform X1, with translation MERLGRRSRLRRRSAKMSERSDLLHFKFENYGDSMLQKMNKLREENKFCDVTVLIDDIEVQGHKIVFAAGSPFLRDQFLLNDSREVKISILQSSEVGRQLLLSCYSGVLEFPEMELVNYLTAASFLQMSHIVERCTQALWKFIKPKQPMDSKEGCEPQSASPQSKEHQGDARGSPKQDSPCIHPSEDSMDMEDSDIQIVKVESIGDVSEVRSKKDQNQFISSEPTALHSSEPQHSLINSTVENRVSEIEQNHLHNYALSYTGSDNIIMASKDVFGPNIRGVDKGLQWHHQCPKCTRVFRHLENYANHLKMHKLFMCLLCGKTFTQKGNLHRHMRVHAGIKPFQCKICGKTFSQKCSLQDHLNLHSGDKPHKCNYCDMVFAHKPVLRKHLKQLHGKNSFDNANERNVQDLTVDFDSFACTTVTDSKGCQPQPDGTQVLDAGKLAQAVLNLRNDSTCVN, from the exons atggAGAGGCTTGGAAGGAGATCCAGATTGAGAAGAAG GTCTGCCAAAATGTCTGAAAGATCAGATCTCCTTCACTTCAAGTTTGAAAATTATGGAGATTCAATGttacaaaaaatgaacaaattaagaGAAGAGAATAAATTTTGTGATGTTACAGTTCTCATAGATGATATTgaggtacaggggcataaaattGTGTTTGCTGCAGGTTCCCCCTTCTTAAGAGACCAATTTTTACTGAACGATTCCAGAGAGGTGAAAATCTCCATATTACAGAGTTCCGAAGTGGGGAGACAATTGCTCTTATCCTGttacagtggtgtgctggaaTTCCCTGAGATGGAACTGGTAAATTACTTGACGGCTGCGAGTTTTCTTCAGATGAGCCACATTGTAGAACGGTGCACACAGGCCTTGTGGAAGTTTATAAAGCCAAAACAACCAATGGATAGTAAAGAGGGATGTGAACCGCAGAGTGCTTCTCCCCAGTCAAAAGAACATCAGGGAGATGCCAGAGGCTCCCCAAAGCAGGACTCACCTTGTATCCATCCATCTGAAGACAGTATGGATATGGAGGACAGTGATATTCAGATTGTTAAGGTAGAATCTATTGGGGATGTATCAGAGGTTAGAAGTAAAAAAGATCAGAACCAGTTTATTTCTTCTGAACCCACTGCTTTACATTCATCAGAGCCCCAGCACTCCCTGATAAATTCAACTGTGGAAAACAGAGTAAGTGAAATAGAACAAAACCACCTCCACAATTATGCCCTGTCTTACACAGGCAGTGATAACATCATCATGGCCTCAAAAGATGTCTTTGGGCCTAATATTCGAGGTGTAGACAAAGGCCTACAGTGGCATCACCAATGCCCAAAGTGTACCAGGGTGTTTCGTCACCTGGAGAACTAcgccaaccatttaaaaatgcacaaactCTTTATGTGTCTACTCTGCGGCAAGACTTTTACTCAGAAAGGCAACCTTCATCGACACATGCGTGTGCATGCCGGCATTAAACCTTTCCAGTGTAAAATCTGTGGGAAAACCTTTTCTCAGAAGTGTTCCTTACAGGATCATCTTAACCTTCACAGTGGAGATAAGCCCCATAAGTGTAACTATTGTGACATGGTTTTTGCACATAAGCCAGTTTTGAGGAAACACCTTAAACAGCTGCATGGCAAAAACAGCTTTGATAATGCCAATGAAAGAAATGTGCAAGACCTCACAGTGgactttgattcttttgcatgtacaACAGTCACAGACTCTAAAGGGTGTCAGCCACAGCCTGATGGTACACAGGTCCTGGATGCAGGTAAACTGGCCCAAGCTGTCCTGAACTTAAGGAATGATAGTACTTGTGTGAATTGA
- the ZBTB26 gene encoding zinc finger and BTB domain-containing protein 26 isoform X2, with protein MSERSDLLHFKFENYGDSMLQKMNKLREENKFCDVTVLIDDIEVQGHKIVFAAGSPFLRDQFLLNDSREVKISILQSSEVGRQLLLSCYSGVLEFPEMELVNYLTAASFLQMSHIVERCTQALWKFIKPKQPMDSKEGCEPQSASPQSKEHQGDARGSPKQDSPCIHPSEDSMDMEDSDIQIVKVESIGDVSEVRSKKDQNQFISSEPTALHSSEPQHSLINSTVENRVSEIEQNHLHNYALSYTGSDNIIMASKDVFGPNIRGVDKGLQWHHQCPKCTRVFRHLENYANHLKMHKLFMCLLCGKTFTQKGNLHRHMRVHAGIKPFQCKICGKTFSQKCSLQDHLNLHSGDKPHKCNYCDMVFAHKPVLRKHLKQLHGKNSFDNANERNVQDLTVDFDSFACTTVTDSKGCQPQPDGTQVLDAGKLAQAVLNLRNDSTCVN; from the coding sequence ATGTCTGAAAGATCAGATCTCCTTCACTTCAAGTTTGAAAATTATGGAGATTCAATGttacaaaaaatgaacaaattaagaGAAGAGAATAAATTTTGTGATGTTACAGTTCTCATAGATGATATTgaggtacaggggcataaaattGTGTTTGCTGCAGGTTCCCCCTTCTTAAGAGACCAATTTTTACTGAACGATTCCAGAGAGGTGAAAATCTCCATATTACAGAGTTCCGAAGTGGGGAGACAATTGCTCTTATCCTGttacagtggtgtgctggaaTTCCCTGAGATGGAACTGGTAAATTACTTGACGGCTGCGAGTTTTCTTCAGATGAGCCACATTGTAGAACGGTGCACACAGGCCTTGTGGAAGTTTATAAAGCCAAAACAACCAATGGATAGTAAAGAGGGATGTGAACCGCAGAGTGCTTCTCCCCAGTCAAAAGAACATCAGGGAGATGCCAGAGGCTCCCCAAAGCAGGACTCACCTTGTATCCATCCATCTGAAGACAGTATGGATATGGAGGACAGTGATATTCAGATTGTTAAGGTAGAATCTATTGGGGATGTATCAGAGGTTAGAAGTAAAAAAGATCAGAACCAGTTTATTTCTTCTGAACCCACTGCTTTACATTCATCAGAGCCCCAGCACTCCCTGATAAATTCAACTGTGGAAAACAGAGTAAGTGAAATAGAACAAAACCACCTCCACAATTATGCCCTGTCTTACACAGGCAGTGATAACATCATCATGGCCTCAAAAGATGTCTTTGGGCCTAATATTCGAGGTGTAGACAAAGGCCTACAGTGGCATCACCAATGCCCAAAGTGTACCAGGGTGTTTCGTCACCTGGAGAACTAcgccaaccatttaaaaatgcacaaactCTTTATGTGTCTACTCTGCGGCAAGACTTTTACTCAGAAAGGCAACCTTCATCGACACATGCGTGTGCATGCCGGCATTAAACCTTTCCAGTGTAAAATCTGTGGGAAAACCTTTTCTCAGAAGTGTTCCTTACAGGATCATCTTAACCTTCACAGTGGAGATAAGCCCCATAAGTGTAACTATTGTGACATGGTTTTTGCACATAAGCCAGTTTTGAGGAAACACCTTAAACAGCTGCATGGCAAAAACAGCTTTGATAATGCCAATGAAAGAAATGTGCAAGACCTCACAGTGgactttgattcttttgcatgtacaACAGTCACAGACTCTAAAGGGTGTCAGCCACAGCCTGATGGTACACAGGTCCTGGATGCAGGTAAACTGGCCCAAGCTGTCCTGAACTTAAGGAATGATAGTACTTGTGTGAATTGA